The genomic DNA TACGTGTCGCTCGACTCCGTCATCAAGACCATGCGCGAGACCGGCGCCGACATGAAGACCAAATACAAGGAAACGGCGCGCGGCGGGCTGGCGGTGAATATCGTGGAGTGCTGAGCGCATCGCCCCGGCAAATCCGATCACGCGCTTTCTGCTACGCTAGCCGCGCATCCACCCCAACCCACTGGAGTCCGGCATGGTCAAGATCAGCATTCTCTACCCGCATAGGAAGGGCGGCAGGTTCGATATGGACTACTACCTGCAACGGCACATGCCGCGCGCCGTCGCGCTGTTCGGCCCGCATCCGGGCTACCACGGTGTGTCGGTGGAGCGCGGCCTGAGCGGCAGCGCGCCGGGCTCGGATCCGGCCTTTACGGTGGTGTTCAGTTTCCTGTTCGAGTCGCTGCCGGCCTTCGTCGCGGCGTCAAAGGCCGTCGGCAACGAGCTGCAGCTCGATATGCCCAACTACACCGATGCGGTGCCCGTGATGCAGATCAGCGAAGTGGTGAATATCGGCTGACACGCCCGCGGGCGGCGCTATCATGTAGCGTTCTTCCCCCATTGGCGGCCACAGCCATGCAGACCTTTCATCAGCTATTTGACGAAACCTCGTCCACCTACACCTACCTGCTGATCGATGCCGCCACGCGCCAGGCGTTGCTGATCGACCCGGTGGACCACCAACTGGAGCGCGACATGGCGCTGCTGCAGGCCAGCGGCGCCACGCTGGCGTGGGTGGTCGAGACGCATGCCCACGCGGACCACATCACCTCCGCCGGCCATGTCGCACTGCAAACCGGCGCGCACACCGCGGCCCCCTCGGGTTGCGACATCCAACCCGCGCAAAAACAGCTGATCGACGGCGACACGCTGCAGTTCGGCACGCAGACGCTGCGCGCCATCCACACGCCGGGGCACACCGCTGGCAGCATGAGCTACCTGTGGGAAGAAGCCACGCCCGCCGGCCCGATGCGCCGCGTCTTCACCGGCGACGCGCTGCTGATCGACGGTTGCGGCCGCACCGACTTCCAGTCCGGCGACGCTGGCACGCTGTACGACAGCCTCACGCAGAAGCTCTTCGCCCTGCCCGACGACACCGTGGTCTACCCCGCCCACGATTACAAGGGCCGCACCGAATCCACCATCGGCTTCGAGCGCGCCAACAA from Cupriavidus sp. D39 includes the following:
- a CDS encoding MBL fold metallo-hydrolase, with the translated sequence MQTFHQLFDETSSTYTYLLIDAATRQALLIDPVDHQLERDMALLQASGATLAWVVETHAHADHITSAGHVALQTGAHTAAPSGCDIQPAQKQLIDGDTLQFGTQTLRAIHTPGHTAGSMSYLWEEATPAGPMRRVFTGDALLIDGCGRTDFQSGDAGTLYDSLTQKLFALPDDTVVYPAHDYKGRTESTIGFERANNSRVAGRTRTQFIEMMGQLNLPKPKLIDVAVPANQRLGLRDGESVPHGV
- a CDS encoding EthD family reductase; this encodes MVKISILYPHRKGGRFDMDYYLQRHMPRAVALFGPHPGYHGVSVERGLSGSAPGSDPAFTVVFSFLFESLPAFVAASKAVGNELQLDMPNYTDAVPVMQISEVVNIG